tgggctcactcatttttgaaacgtttgagacatgcgaaccatgtctattggtgtaaacgcatgaagaaactccatgcagatggatcgtttgggctcacttgattttgaatcacttgagacatgcaaatcatgccacatgggcaagatgactgaaggcatcgtttttccagtgagatggaacaagaaagttacttattggaagtaatacattttgatgtatggagTCTAATGAGTGCtggggcacacagtggatatcattgtgttcttacttaacacatgatttgagtagatactagtgtatttgcttgatgaaacacacgtctgaattattgaaaggttcaagtaatttcagattgaagttgaagatcgtcgtgataagaggataaaatgtctacgatatgatcatagagatgaatatccgagttgcgactttggtacacagttaagacaatgtgaaaattggttCATATCTCATgccgcctagaacaccatagtgtgatggtgtgtccgaaaggcgtagccgcgccctatttgatatggtgcatactatgatgtttcttatcgaattaccactatcgtttatgggttaggcattagggacaaccgcattcactttgaatagggcaccacgtaattccattgagatgacaccatatgaactatggtttggagaaacctaagctatcgtttcttaaaagtttggggctgcgatgcttatgtgaaaaagtttcagcatgataagctcgaacccaaagcgggtaaatgcatcttcataggacgcccaaaacagttgggtatacctcatatctcagatccggaagcaaagtgtttgtttctagaaatgggtcctttctcgaggaaaagtttctctcgaaagaattgagtgggaggatggtgaaacttgatgaggttattgaaccgtcacttcaacaagtgtgtagcagggtgcaggaagttgttcatgtggcgcctacaccaattgaagtggaagctgatgatagtgatcatggagCCTCGTATCAAGTTACCacaaacctagtaggtcgacaaggtcacatactgttccagagtggtatggtaactctgtcttggaggtcatgatgttggacaacaatgaacctacgagctatggagaagcgatggtgggcccggattccgacaaatggctggaggccatgaaattcgagagaggatccatgtatgaaaacaaagtgtggactttggaagaactacttgatggtcgtaagactattaggtacatatggatctttaaacggaagacagacgatgatggtaaaaagtcaccattaagaaagctcgacttgtcacaaagatgttttcgacaagttcaaagagttgactatgatgagactttctcactcgtagcgatgctaagagtctattggaattatgttagcagttgctgcattatttatgatatCTTTCAGATAGGatgccaaaacattgtttccttgatggtttccttgaggaaaggttgtatgtgatacaaccaggaggttttgtcgatcctaaggatgctaacaagtatgcaagctccaatgatccttctatggactggagcaagcatctcggagttggaatatacactttgatgagatgatcaaagtttttggttttataaaagtttatgagaaacttgtacttccaaagaagtgagtgggagcactatagaatttctgattagtgtatgtggttgacatattgttgatcgggaataatgtagaatttctgtaaagcataaaggattgtttcaaaggagtttttcaaaggaaaacctggattgagctacttgaacattgagcaccgagatctatggagatacatcaagatgcttgataaaactttctatgaatacataccttgacaagattttggaaggagttcaaaatggatcggtTAAACAAGGAGTTCTtcactgtattgtaaggtgtgattttGAGGAAGACTCAAaaagcctgaccacggcagaagaaagagaaaggacgaaggtcgtcccctatgccttagttgtaggctctaaagtatgccatgctgtgtaccgcacgtgatgtgtgccttgccatcagtttctcaaggggtacaaagagtgatccaagactGAATGggtgaacatcggtcaaagttatccttagtaactagtggactaaggaatttttctcgattatggaggtgattaaagagttcgtcataaagagttacgtcgatgcaagctttgacactaatccgaataactatgagtagtaaaccggattcgtatagtggagcagtcatttggaatagttccaaatggcgcgtggtagcagcatctataggatgacatagagatttataAAGCACCCACGtatctaaaaggttcagacccgttgactaaaaacttctctcacaagcaagacatgatcgaaccccataactgtatcggtgttagattcattgcaatcacatagtgatgtgaactagtttattgaccctagtgcaagtgggagacagttggaaatatgccctagaggcaataataaattggttattattatattttcttgttcatgataatcacttattatccatgctagaattgtattgattggaaactcaaatacatgtctggatacatagacaacacactctccctagtgagcctttagttgactagctcgttgatcaaagatggtcaaggtttcctggccatagacaagtgttatcacttgataacgggatcacatcattaggagaatgatgtgatggacaagacccaacctataaatgtagcatatgatcatgtaagtttattgctactgttttctgcatgtcaatgtatctgttcctatgaccattagatcatgcaactcccggacaccggaggaatactttgtggttatcaaacatcgcaatgttactcggcgactataaaaatgctctacaggtatctccaaaggtgtctgttgggttggcatggatcaagactgggatttgtcactctgtgtgacggagaagtatctcggcgcccactcagtaatacaacatcacaataagccttgcaagcaatgtgactaaggagttagtcacgggatcttgtattacagaatgagtaaagaggcttgccggtaacgggattgaactaggtatggagataccgaccatcgaatctcgggcaagtaacataccgaaggacaaagggaacaacatacatgattaacttaatccttgacctagaggttcaaccgatagagatcttcctagaatatgtaggagccaatatggacatccaggtcccgctattggttattgaccggggagtgtcccaggtcatgtctgcatagttctcaaacccgtagggtctgcacacttaaggttcgatgacgtttcagtattattgagttatgtgtgtttggtaatcgaaagttgttcagagtcccggatgacatcacagacatcacgaggagcttcggaatggtccagaggtaaagattgatatataggaaagtgggttttgaactccgaaaaagttttgggcattttcggtactgtaccgggagtgatgaattggTTCTGggagtccaccaggtgggcccacccaccccaaaggatctgatgggctgtgggaggatgtgGACCAGTCCTTAGagaaactctagcagaccccgcatccgccctccacccgcaaaataaccgccaaaatgcggGTACGGGCCGGAAAGCCTGTCCGACCAGACCCCacatcccgccccggcccgcaaaaTTTTTTGGGGGGCGCGGAAAATTCCCGACCCCAACCCGGGAAAACGCGGGTTTCCCTCTCGCGTTTGCGGTGCCTTGCATCACAGAGAAGCAGTTGGCGGGAGGAACATTTCAGCCCGCGCTCTTTCCCCCCCTTCCACCGCCGCCCGCCCGCCGTCGGCGATTCCGACCATATGTGCAGGCGGAGCGAAGCTGCCGAGCAAAACCCTCCTCTCCCCCTAGAACCTTCCGGGCGCATCCACCAGCATCCTCCTCCCAATGGCCCCCTCCCTCCttgccgccgccacctcgcccTTACTCCTCCACGGCGCCGTCGGGAGCACCAGCCGCAGGCCGGTCGCCGCCCCCGGCCGCCGCGCCGCATCCTCCGTGCGCGTGCGCGCCGCCATCAAGTGCGACCCATCCAAGGTGACCGCCGTCACGCCGCGGACGAGACGCGCCTGCTCAGCTAATTAGTTTACCTTTTTTGGTGGGATTTGTGGTTCAGAGGTCTGACGCCCTGCTGCCTTTGCTGGTCTTCGTTTTGTCAGGTGGAGCCGCAGTCCGACCGGGTGCTCGTCCGTCTCGAGACTATCCGAGAGGTCTCTCCGCTGCGAACCGGTGTCTTTCGGTTTGCCGAATTTACTTTGTTTATTTGTTCCCATTGGCCCATTGCTTGCTTGCAGTGGTGTGTATTACCCACTTGCAGTGCTTCTAGATTTCTAGTCGAATGAATCTGCACACCGGTGAACAGATGACGTGAAAATTGTAGGAAAGTTGCCCTAAGTGGTCACGTTTTGAGATACCCAAACGCTAAATTTGGACTATTGCATTATTCTTCACAAATCTATAGTGTTTTACCACATCTGAACTTGTTTCAGTTCAATTAAGCTGGAACTTGAACCGTATATGCACGTAGCTTATAGAAAAAATACATAATCTTATGGTGCTATGAAGGTAGTACAACTTGAACTAAGGCAGAGCACGTTTTGGAGTGACAATTTAAGATATGTCAAGAAGTAGTTTTCTGCATTTAATTCCACATGTGACAAAATTCAGGGAAAAACGTGATACGACCATTGAGCCCTATTCCCTTGGgagaatttttgtccaaaaggaccacTTGCCGAGTGTATTTGTCCAAAAGGACCACCTGTGGCTGAAATCGACGAAAAAGACCCCACCCCTCCCTGGCGGCAGGTGCGTCAGACGACACGTGCCACCTGCCGCCACCGGCTgaggcggctggggcctgccgccacggGCGCAGGCGGCCGGCagggctgccgccacgaggccagGCGGCCGACGCCAGATCCCGTTCCCGCCCCGCTGCAACGTAACGGCGACAGAGAGGTGGACCCTGCCGCctcgggaggaggcggccaacacTGTTtccttgatctatcttttcttcaactacaacgtcttcaaaatagttccacaaaagtgataatacactacctaacacaaaagaaaacacatacttagaaactaatcaaacaaaataaaaacattatgcatgcaaacacgaccaacagaaatggaaagctcttaccttgatctatcttttcttcaactacaacgtcttcaaaatcTAACTTTAAACCGTCCTAAATCGCCACTTAAACCTTCATACGGAGTAGCTcttgagagaaagagaagagagtgagaaagagaaagagaagagagtgacACGGGAGGCAACGGCaggagaagagagtgagagaggaggcagcGACGCGGTTCGCTTATAAAGAAAAAGTTTCGCACTGTTTCGTCGGTGGGAGGGGGAAAAATTCCCACTGTTTCGTCGGTGGGAGCGGGAAATATCTGTCTCAGCCTGGGAATCAGCGCGTACGGAAATCAGCGCAGTCAGCAATAGTGCGACATGTCTGCCCGCGCGGAAACAGTCTCGGCCGCCTCCtcccgaggcggcagggcccgcctggccgcctgctcccgaggcggcaggGTCCACCTCTCTGTCGCCGTTACGTTGCAGCGGGGCGGGAACGGGATCGGGCGTCGGCCGCCTGGCCTCATGGCGGCAGCCCTGCCGGCCGCCTGCGCccgtggcggcaggccccagccgcctcAGCCGGTGGTGGCAGGTGGCACGTGTCGCCTGGCGCACCTGCCGCCAGGGAGGGGTGGGGTCTTTTTCGTCGATTTCAGCCACAGGTGGTCCTTTTGGACAAATACACTCGGCAAgtggtccttttggacaaaaattcccCTTGGGATAGTAAGAAATAATGATCGGGTGTTTTGTAATGCTTATACATAGTGTAAATAGTTGGACATGCTGTGGATCCAGTAGCCCTAAATCAGTATCGCTGTTATCTACTTGTCTAGAAGCAATATTTTCTTTGACTAGGCTATATCACTGCATATTCTGGGGATTTAATGtgttctttattttattttagagtAAAGTTTATATAGGAGAAATTTTTCTTATTGTCTGGCTGATTGTTCTAAGGGAACTGGTTGAACTGCAGAAATCTGATGGGGGAGTTCTGCTACCAAAATCTGCTGTTAAATTTGAGAGATATTTGATGGGCGAGGTAACATTTTAAGTTATCATAAGCTTCTGCTGTGGTAACTTTATCAGGCTACACTCTTACAATTTTTCTTTGTTGAGGCAGATTTTATTGGTCGGTGTTGATGTTAGTGAAGTTGAAGCTGGAAAGAAGGTGAGCAGATTATTTCATCCTTTCTCAAGGGCCTCCTTTTAATGCCTGTCCAAGCTTTTCACAAACAAAGGAGCACCGAATGCTTGCACGCGAAGCTAGTGTATGCTTTGCACGTTGTTCCTTGTCTGTTAATATTGCATCTATATAATCTTCCTGCAGTGCTGCTTCTTTTGGATTCTGAAAGTATGTTAATGAAAACTGGGAGTTGGGATGTTAGTGTTGCATAAAACAAATGGtgattattttcagtttgggttgCTTTCCTTTGCCTGTATTTACCAACACAAGTTATAGTCATAGATGTGACGACGTACACTTCATCTACTAGGAAGTTACACGTGTCTTGCATGTAAGAGTGAAGTGCAACCAGAGATCAACATACCACTTTATAATAGGTAAACATTTACATTTAGAGTCACACACACAGATGAAATTCAACTAAGATGTAggtttatgtctcattgcctatccCATTTGAAATCAAATTATATACTGCACAAAACTCTTGTGTAATACCCCTCCATCTTTATGTAATGCGGATGATTATTGTATTATATTTGATTTGAATAATTCAGTATGTTTTCGATTGTTGAATTATGTTGTATTTGATATTTGCGGGCTGATGATATGCGGGATGCAGCGGCGCAAAGAGCAGGCCCCGcaaagccgacccgtaaaaaagtatattccGCGAATATACTTTTTACGGGTCCGTTTGGAGGGTCTGCATCTGTGCCAGCCCGGGCAAGACCGCAAAAGCTGTtttgcgcgaactgcaaacgcgttttgcgggcccgcgggatgcggggtctgctagagttgctcttagtgggctggcggAAGCccccactaaagcccaaggcaGATTGgacgtgggaaggaaagaaacccaaaggtggaaaaggtggaaagggtttcgaagtgcagaggaggaatcctactcctagtaggattggagtaggactcctccacctccaatttcggccaaaccttgagggtttgaggatgcCTCTGCCCCTCCCTcgatcctatatatactagaggttttagaggtgaggactaaccctaattgccacgtgctccctctacttctctttaGATTTGTTTCTCttttagtctagttcggcggtgcttaggcgaagccctgctggattagttcaccaccaccaccaccacgccgccgtgctggagaactcatctacctctccatccctcttgctagatcaagaagacggggatcatcatcgagctgtatgtgtgctgaacgcggaggtgccgtccgttcggcactagatcgggatggatcgtgatgggatcgcaggatggatcgtgatgagatcgcgggactggctgcgatttggatcacgaagatgttccactacatcaaccgcgttatatacgcttccacttagcgatctacaagggtatgtagattcactcccccctctcatagatgatcatcaccatggataggtattgcatgtgcgtaggaaattttttgtttcccatgcgatgttccccaacagtagaaGTCGTGAGGTCCAATGTTGAAGTGCTGGGGAGCAGGCACCATAGGGTCCCATTGCTGAGGCTCCTCCTGTGTCATAGCCAGGTTGTTCCGGTAAGCGACAATGTCCTCAGGCATAATCCTGTATCCGCCTTGTTCGCATTCAGTTACAATGAAGTCGGTGAGGCCAACATTAGCAGCATATTGTGTGAACTCTTGAAGGATTCCATCCCCTTCCATGAACGCATTATGAGGCCACTCACACGGTCGTAGTTCCGCCAACCTCCGGGTATGGAGATATTGTCAGATGACTCCCCAATAACCCCCTTGGAGTTCTTCCTGGAAGCAAACTTCCTAAAGAAACTCATCTTTTTTCCTATgaacaaaattctgaaatttttagtccaCAAAAATTTtctcaacaaaacttcacaaaagtgatagcaactactcatagggatgTATAGAGGCCATATCAAGCATTCGAACTACTTAGAACTCTAAGAATTCAGCACgcaagctcatctacagcagCACCAAGAGTAGCTAATTATTCCaaatataaaccactaaaacaaaaactaattggacacatggaggagtcacataccaagcaaCAAATACCCGAAACAGTTTCGAAAATGGagcttcgagcaaagagatcgtaATCCACAGTTTCGGGAGCATGAACACGAGAGAGACTGATAGTGATTTTTGCTGGGTGAATGGAGTGATATGGGAAGAAGAAATAAGTGAGGGGGCCCACGTGGGGACCACAACCAACCAGGGTGCACCTGGGGGTCCTGGCgcgcccaggtgggttgtgcccacgtgGTGCACCTCCCCCTGGTATTATTTGCACCAGAAATTCAGAAATATTCAGAGAAAAAATCGtgttaaattttcagggcattgtgaggatttttatttttgggtcattttttattgcacgGAAAACTCAGAAAACAGACAAGGatgacattttattttatttaactaagaaaaacaaaaaaaggagaggtAGGGACAGAAGGTAGTGCTCACTAAATTCATCAacttcatacctctcaacaatgatccattaataaggttgatcaagtcttattaacaaccaatgTCGATTAATATGGAACCGAAGAACTTTCGTaaatcactaagttacctcaacggggatatgAATGTCCCCCGCAATAAGCATTTCATATTTCTTTTTAACactaggtagaggtagttgaaaacttccaaTATTGATTGTCGGAGTTTTTTTTAATAACATTATTaccattcacttggaattgtttcttcggaaaatgcaccgtatggtcattaccattgatatgaaaagtgaccttgcttttattgcaatcaataacagctcctgcagtattcaagaagggtctacgaaggataatcgacatgttgtcgtcctcgggcatctcaagtataacaaagtcagtCAAAATAGTAACATTAGCGAcaacaacgggcacatcctcacaaataccgataggtatggcagttgatttgtcagccatttgaaaagatatttcagtaggtgtgagtttattcaaatcaagtattttatataaagagaaaggcataacactaacaccagctcccaaatcacataaagcagttttcacataatttcttttaatggagcaaggtatatttGGTATTCCCGAATCTCCAAGTTTTTTAGGTACTACATCTTtagaagtataattagcaagcatagtggacATTTCAGCTTCCGGTATTTTTCTCTTAttggtgatgatgtctttcatatacTTTGCGTAAGGAGGCATTTTTAAGATATCAGTCAAGCGAGTTCACAAAAAGACTGGCCtcggcatttcagcaaagcgttcaaattcttcatcatctttctttttaGTTGAATTAGGTGGAAAGGGCATAggcttttgaacccatggttctatttcctttccatgttttctagccacaaagtctcttttatcatatcttttattcttgggttgtgggttatcaagatcaacaacgggttctatctcaacatctttatctggttctttatcatttgtttgagtgTCTTCATGAACCTCATCATTATTATTTTCATTATCAGAAGGTGAGTGGTCattaccagattgagtttcagcatcagagatagaaacTTCATTATCATTATGAGGAGGTTTTTCTATTTCAGGTTCACTAGAGGCAGGCAAAgtcctattatttttcttcttctttttctttttagaaggactaggtgcatcagtgttaattctttgagagtcttgttcaattctctttgggtgtccctcGGGATAGAGTgcttcctgagtcattttacctcctctagtGGCTACTCTAACAGCAAAGTCACTTATATT
This genomic stretch from Hordeum vulgare subsp. vulgare chromosome 6H, MorexV3_pseudomolecules_assembly, whole genome shotgun sequence harbors:
- the LOC123405019 gene encoding 10 kDa chaperonin 1, chloroplastic-like; its protein translation is MAPSLLAAATSPLLLHGAVGSTSRRPVAAPGRRAASSVRVRAAIKCDPSKVEPQSDRVLVRLETIREKSDGGVLLPKSAVKFERYLMGEILLVGVDVSEVEAGKKVSRLFHPFSRASF